From a single Natronorubrum tibetense GA33 genomic region:
- a CDS encoding sulfatase family protein gives MTSPNIVLVHCHDLGKYVGCYGAAVDTPNIDALADDGVRFDRHFVTAPQCSPSRSSLMTGRHPHQNGMLGLAHGNWELGPDERLLPDLLAEAGYETHLFGLQHVTEYPDRLGYDRIHSDEPLTTDAPPSVHETARARDVADDVAGLLESGDHDDPFFASVGFFELHRVEENGGFGFEGDRYETPDPDAVEPLAFLPDRPGIRLDIAEMQGMLGAIDDGVGTILESIDEAGLAEDTLVVFTTEHGLAMPRAKGTCFDAGIEGVLLMRQPDVLESGRVVDDLVSNVDVFATLLELADADGGVDADRLAGRSFVPLLRDGENGYEPRDRVFAGMTWHDRYNPIRAIRTERWKYIRNFWHLPAIYMTTDIYASEAGREVQEAYYGEQRAYEELYDLEADPLEQENLADDEPDDPAVEAVRDRLRGELLDWMDATVDPLLEGPVLPNDWETVHPRLDDHREDTWN, from the coding sequence ATGACGTCGCCCAACATCGTACTGGTCCACTGCCACGATCTGGGGAAGTACGTGGGCTGTTACGGCGCAGCCGTCGACACGCCGAATATCGACGCGCTCGCCGACGACGGCGTCCGGTTCGATCGACACTTCGTGACGGCTCCACAGTGTTCGCCCAGTCGTTCGAGTCTCATGACCGGTCGTCACCCCCACCAGAACGGGATGCTCGGGCTGGCGCACGGAAACTGGGAGCTCGGTCCCGACGAACGGCTCCTCCCCGACCTCCTCGCTGAGGCTGGGTACGAAACCCATCTCTTCGGCCTCCAACACGTCACCGAGTATCCCGATCGACTCGGCTACGATCGAATCCACAGCGACGAGCCGTTGACGACGGACGCCCCGCCCTCGGTCCACGAGACGGCCCGCGCTCGAGACGTCGCCGATGACGTAGCCGGGCTGCTCGAGTCGGGCGACCACGACGACCCCTTCTTCGCCTCCGTCGGCTTCTTCGAACTCCACCGCGTCGAGGAGAACGGCGGCTTCGGCTTCGAGGGCGACCGCTACGAGACGCCCGATCCCGATGCGGTCGAGCCGCTCGCGTTCCTCCCCGACCGACCCGGAATCCGGTTGGATATCGCCGAGATGCAGGGAATGCTCGGCGCGATCGACGACGGCGTGGGGACGATCCTCGAGAGCATCGACGAGGCGGGCCTCGCGGAGGACACCCTCGTCGTCTTTACGACCGAACACGGACTGGCGATGCCGCGCGCGAAGGGGACCTGTTTCGACGCCGGCATCGAGGGCGTCCTCTTGATGCGCCAGCCCGACGTCCTCGAGTCGGGACGGGTCGTCGACGACCTCGTGAGCAACGTCGACGTCTTCGCGACGCTGCTCGAACTCGCCGACGCCGACGGCGGTGTCGACGCGGACCGACTCGCCGGCCGGAGCTTCGTGCCGCTACTGCGCGACGGCGAAAACGGCTACGAGCCGCGCGATCGGGTCTTCGCCGGCATGACCTGGCACGACCGCTACAACCCGATTCGGGCGATCCGCACGGAGCGCTGGAAGTACATTCGGAACTTCTGGCACCTGCCCGCGATCTACATGACGACGGATATCTACGCCAGCGAGGCCGGACGCGAAGTCCAGGAGGCGTACTACGGCGAACAGCGAGCCTACGAGGAACTGTACGATTTAGAGGCCGACCCGCTCGAGCAGGAGAACCTCGCGGACGACGAACCCGACGACCCGGCTGTCGAGGCCGTTCGCGACCGGCTTCGCGGCGAGTTGCTCGACTGGATGGACGCGACGGTCGATCCACTGCTCGAGGGACCGGTCCTCCCCAACGACTGGGAGACGGTTCACCCGCGGCTGGACGACCACCGTGAGGATACGTGGAACTGA
- a CDS encoding PfkB family carbohydrate kinase, with protein MTDVVSLGSANVDRIRYLPTDRIRDLESRYDWFPAAGETVRIDESPSLLSLEAERYENVVGGKGANQAVAAARAGAETAFLGCVGSDEAEFGVLETLADRGVDVDHVRVAADLETGKAYVFVDDAGESWIAIVGGANDAVDGAYVDRHYDRIRTADALLLQNEIPVATMERLLERLENETARPAVIFNPAPSDGAGPLCSRSTVDIVVVNETEHAALEAHLASFDGTVVRTQGADDVVATGGVDHRVTPPSVESVDTTGAGDAFCGYLAALSGEGVGLERALETATVAGSLATETEGVQNGIPDLEAVERLFESEIGHD; from the coding sequence ATGACCGACGTCGTGAGCCTGGGCAGCGCCAACGTCGATCGGATCCGGTATCTGCCGACCGACCGAATCCGCGACCTCGAGAGCCGATACGACTGGTTTCCGGCGGCTGGAGAGACCGTTCGGATCGACGAGAGTCCGTCGTTGCTGTCCCTCGAGGCCGAACGCTACGAGAACGTCGTCGGCGGCAAGGGCGCGAACCAGGCGGTCGCGGCGGCTCGCGCCGGGGCAGAGACCGCGTTCCTCGGCTGCGTCGGATCCGACGAGGCCGAATTCGGCGTACTCGAGACGCTCGCCGACCGCGGCGTCGATGTCGATCACGTGCGAGTCGCCGCCGATCTCGAAACCGGGAAAGCGTACGTGTTCGTCGACGACGCCGGTGAGTCGTGGATCGCGATCGTCGGCGGGGCGAACGACGCGGTAGACGGGGCATACGTCGACCGCCACTACGACCGGATCCGGACGGCGGACGCGCTCCTCCTGCAGAACGAGATTCCCGTCGCCACGATGGAGCGGCTGCTCGAGCGTCTGGAAAACGAAACTGCCCGTCCGGCGGTGATCTTCAACCCGGCTCCGTCCGACGGGGCCGGCCCGCTCTGCTCCCGTTCGACGGTCGATATCGTCGTTGTCAACGAAACTGAACACGCGGCGCTCGAGGCTCACCTCGCGAGTTTCGACGGGACAGTCGTCCGAACGCAGGGAGCTGACGACGTCGTCGCGACCGGTGGCGTCGACCACCGCGTCACGCCGCCGTCCGTCGAGTCGGTCGATACGACCGGTGCGGGCGACGCCTTCTGCGGGTACCTCGCTGCGCTGTCGGGCGAGGGTGTGGGACTCGAGCGAGCGCTCGAGACTGCGACCGTGGCCGGCTCGCTGGCGACGGAGACCGAAGGCGTCCAGAACGGGATTCCCGACCTCGAGGCGGTCGAGCGGCTGTTCGAAAGCGAGATCGGGCACGACTGA